The following proteins are encoded in a genomic region of Xanthomonas citri pv. mangiferaeindicae:
- a CDS encoding potassium transporter TrkA: protein MDTGLALTTDMKIVLALVGLTMVLFLFQRVRADLVALVVLVMLGLTGLVAPEDVFNGFSSNAVISVIATMILGMGLDRTGALNRLAGWLLRRAKGMENRLLLLTAATAGLNSSVMQNPSVMALYMPVAARLASRSGLRLAQILLPVCVAIVMGGALTMVGNSPLILLNDLLTAANANMPSGAATLESLNMFAPLPIGLALLIAGLAYFHFFGNRQLGELSDGGDGPVTPARTQSYFASAYGIEGDVFELVVTAESPLVGMTFAEAEAIHHAPLLLALKSENESRLAPPADSRIWVGSVLGAMGPRQQVADFAQNQFLRMSSRLRHFGDLFNPSRAGIAEAVIPPTSKFIGKSAAELSLGKKYGVRLLAINRDKTVLRENVRKMTLRAGDMLVLHSIWQDLARTAKSLDFLIVTDYPKGEQRPHKFKIAMAIFAVTMLIALSSRIPTSVALMTGVAGMLVFGVLKMDEAYSAINWKTVFLMACLIPLGWAMDSSGAAAWVAGHSIERLPTGLPVWLLEIAVALLTTAFSLVISHVGATIVVVPLAINLALAAGGNPTAFALIVALSASNNFVTQSNPVMSMIIGPAGYTAKQLWKIGLPISLMYTAIVVLMVNLLFD from the coding sequence ATGGACACCGGCCTGGCACTCACCACCGATATGAAGATCGTCCTGGCCCTGGTGGGCCTGACGATGGTGCTATTCCTGTTCCAGCGCGTGCGCGCGGACCTGGTGGCGCTGGTGGTGCTGGTGATGCTGGGCCTGACCGGCCTGGTGGCGCCCGAGGATGTCTTCAACGGCTTTTCCTCCAACGCGGTGATCAGCGTCATCGCGACGATGATCCTGGGCATGGGCCTGGACCGCACCGGCGCGCTCAACCGCCTCGCCGGCTGGCTGCTGCGACGGGCCAAGGGCATGGAGAACCGCCTGTTGCTGCTGACCGCGGCCACCGCCGGCCTCAATTCCTCGGTCATGCAGAACCCGTCGGTGATGGCGCTGTACATGCCGGTCGCCGCGCGACTGGCGTCGCGCTCGGGGTTGCGCCTGGCGCAGATTCTGCTGCCGGTCTGCGTGGCCATCGTCATGGGCGGCGCGCTGACGATGGTCGGCAACTCGCCACTGATCCTGCTCAACGATCTATTGACCGCGGCCAACGCCAACATGCCCTCCGGCGCGGCGACGCTGGAATCGCTGAACATGTTCGCGCCGCTGCCGATCGGGCTGGCGCTGCTGATCGCCGGACTCGCCTACTTCCATTTCTTCGGCAACCGGCAGTTGGGCGAACTGAGCGACGGCGGCGACGGCCCGGTGACCCCGGCGCGGACCCAGAGCTACTTCGCCAGCGCCTATGGCATCGAAGGCGATGTGTTCGAACTGGTGGTCACCGCCGAAAGCCCGCTGGTGGGCATGACGTTCGCCGAGGCCGAGGCGATCCACCACGCGCCACTGCTGCTGGCGCTCAAGTCCGAGAACGAGTCGCGCCTGGCGCCACCGGCCGACTCGCGCATCTGGGTGGGCAGCGTGCTCGGTGCGATGGGTCCGCGGCAGCAGGTGGCCGATTTCGCGCAGAACCAGTTCCTGCGCATGAGCTCGCGGCTGCGGCACTTCGGCGACCTGTTCAATCCCAGTCGCGCCGGCATCGCCGAGGCGGTGATCCCGCCGACCTCGAAGTTCATCGGCAAGTCGGCCGCTGAGCTGAGTCTGGGCAAGAAGTACGGCGTCCGTCTGCTGGCGATCAACCGCGACAAGACCGTGCTGCGCGAGAACGTGCGCAAGATGACCCTGCGTGCCGGCGACATGCTGGTCCTGCACAGCATCTGGCAGGATCTGGCGCGCACCGCCAAGTCGCTCGATTTCCTGATCGTGACCGACTACCCCAAGGGCGAGCAGCGGCCGCACAAGTTCAAGATCGCGATGGCGATCTTCGCCGTGACGATGCTGATCGCACTGTCCTCGCGCATCCCCACCTCGGTGGCGCTGATGACCGGCGTGGCGGGCATGCTGGTGTTCGGCGTGCTGAAGATGGACGAGGCCTACAGCGCGATCAACTGGAAGACCGTGTTCCTGATGGCCTGCCTGATCCCGTTGGGCTGGGCGATGGACTCCAGCGGCGCGGCAGCCTGGGTCGCCGGTCACAGCATCGAACGGTTGCCGACCGGTCTGCCGGTCTGGCTGCTGGAGATCGCGGTCGCGCTGCTGACCACGGCGTTCTCGCTGGTCATCAGCCACGTCGGCGCGACGATCGTCGTGGTTCCGCTGGCGATCAACCTGGCCCTGGCCGCCGGCGGCAACCCGACCGCATTCGCGCTGATCGTCGCGCTGTCGGCCTCCAACAACTTCGTCACCCAGTCCAATCCGGTGATGTCGATGATCATCGGCCCGGCGGGCTACACGGCCAAGCAGCTGTGGAAGATCGGCCTGCCGATCTCGCTGATGTACACCGCGATCGTGGTGCTGATGGTCAACCTGCTGTTCGACTGA
- a CDS encoding ferredoxin produces the protein MPSLKPCDGARLLAVDAIADGGFAEAEGVVDGEAESLVLHRDGGQVRAWLNICPHAGRRLDWAPGQFLASKDGHLVCAAHGASFRTDDGVCVAGPCKGEALRAVPVQVHEGQVVLG, from the coding sequence ATGCCTTCGTTAAAACCATGTGACGGCGCCCGTCTGCTCGCAGTCGATGCCATCGCTGATGGCGGCTTCGCCGAGGCGGAAGGCGTCGTCGACGGCGAAGCCGAGTCGCTGGTGCTGCACCGCGACGGCGGTCAGGTCCGCGCCTGGCTCAACATCTGTCCGCATGCCGGCCGTCGGCTCGACTGGGCGCCTGGTCAGTTCCTCGCCTCCAAGGACGGGCACCTGGTCTGCGCCGCGCACGGTGCGAGTTTCCGCACTGACGACGGCGTCTGCGTCGCCGGGCCGTGCAAGGGTGAGGCGCTGCGCGCCGTTCCGGTGCAGGTGCACGAGGGGCAGGTGGTGCTGGGCTGA
- a CDS encoding fumarylacetoacetate hydrolase: MTDPSYDVVPAAAPTRLAVRGGGQFPVRRVYCVGRNFADHAREMGAQAPASKAERGVPVFFAKPADAVVTAGEVPYPSATRELHHEVELVVAIGRDAPPGELPVDRAAELVYGYAVGLDLTRRDLQAAAKAKGLPWDVAKGFDASAPVGELVPAAVVGTLAPRTLSLEVNGVLRQSSTLAQLIWDVPEILHELSKLFALRAGDLVFMGTPAGVAALHPGDVCVARLDDVLELHCKVTSPPL, translated from the coding sequence ATGACCGATCCGTCGTACGACGTGGTGCCCGCTGCGGCGCCAACCCGACTGGCTGTGCGCGGTGGCGGCCAGTTTCCGGTCCGGCGCGTGTACTGCGTGGGCCGCAATTTCGCCGACCATGCGCGCGAGATGGGTGCCCAGGCGCCCGCCTCGAAGGCCGAGCGCGGCGTGCCGGTGTTCTTCGCCAAGCCTGCCGATGCGGTGGTGACCGCCGGCGAAGTGCCCTACCCCAGCGCCACCCGCGAACTGCATCACGAGGTCGAACTGGTCGTGGCGATCGGCCGCGACGCGCCGCCCGGCGAATTGCCGGTCGACCGCGCCGCCGAGCTCGTCTACGGCTACGCAGTCGGCCTGGACCTCACCCGTCGCGACCTGCAGGCCGCCGCCAAGGCCAAGGGCCTGCCCTGGGACGTGGCCAAGGGGTTCGACGCCTCGGCGCCGGTCGGCGAACTGGTGCCGGCAGCAGTCGTTGGCACGCTGGCACCGCGGACGTTGTCGCTCGAGGTCAACGGTGTGCTGCGGCAATCGTCGACGCTCGCGCAGCTGATCTGGGATGTGCCCGAGATCCTGCATGAGTTGTCCAAGCTGTTCGCGCTACGCGCTGGCGACTTGGTGTTCATGGGCACGCCGGCCGGTGTCGCCGCCCTGCATCCGGGCGATGTCTGCGTCGCCCGGCTCGACGATGTGCTCGAGCTCCACTGCAAGGTCACTTCGCCGCCGTTATAG
- a CDS encoding mechanosensitive ion channel protein MscL → MGILAEFREFAVRGNVIDLAVGVVIGAAFGKIVTALVENLIMPFIGLLTGGIDFSRWAITLRAAQVDAAGEEIPALVLGIGNVVNTIVQFVIVAFAIFIAVRFINRLKRKQAEAPVEQKPAEPSEEVKLLREIRDSLRKPDAPIA, encoded by the coding sequence ATGGGCATACTCGCCGAGTTCAGGGAATTCGCCGTCCGCGGCAATGTCATCGATCTCGCGGTCGGCGTGGTCATCGGAGCGGCGTTCGGCAAGATCGTCACCGCACTCGTCGAGAACCTCATCATGCCGTTCATCGGCCTGCTGACCGGTGGCATCGATTTCTCCAGATGGGCGATCACGCTGCGCGCGGCCCAGGTCGATGCGGCCGGAGAGGAGATCCCGGCGCTGGTGCTGGGCATTGGCAACGTCGTCAACACGATCGTGCAGTTCGTCATCGTCGCGTTCGCGATCTTCATCGCAGTGCGCTTCATCAACCGTCTCAAGCGCAAGCAGGCCGAAGCGCCGGTCGAGCAGAAGCCGGCCGAGCCGAGCGAAGAAGTCAAGCTGCTGCGCGAGATCCGCGATTCGCTTCGCAAGCCCGACGCCCCGATCGCCTGA
- a CDS encoding aminopeptidase: protein MRERALQDGTAYRLIESLTTQIGPRLPGSEADARAVEWAKARFAELGYDRVWTEPVTFPKWERRSEHAAVVGAHAQPLVLTALGGSPGGEVSAQIVRFDSLAALEAADPATLRGRIVFVDIPMARSRDGSGYGAAGAIRSRGPSIAARKGAAAYLMRSIGTSPHRVANTGITRFDADVTPIPAAALSLPDADQLTRLLRLGPVEVALALDCGWNGTYTSQNVIAELTGRERPEEIVLIAGHLDSWDLGTGAVDDASGVGITMAAGHLIAQQPQRPRRSVRVVAFANEEQGLLGARAYADAHGGADVIARHVIGAESDFGAGRIYGFNTSAPAGQRATSDAIAEVLRPLGIDYLQDKGSPGPDISPLAAKGGAWGWLGQDGTDYFDLHHNADDTFDKVDPDAVAQNTAAYAVFAWLAAESDESFGSAPKTDATPAH from the coding sequence CTGCGCGAGCGCGCCTTGCAGGATGGCACCGCCTACCGGCTGATCGAATCGCTGACCACGCAGATCGGCCCGCGCCTGCCGGGCAGCGAGGCCGATGCGCGCGCGGTCGAATGGGCCAAGGCGCGTTTCGCCGAGCTCGGCTACGACCGGGTGTGGACCGAACCGGTGACCTTCCCGAAGTGGGAACGGCGCAGCGAGCACGCGGCGGTCGTCGGCGCCCATGCCCAGCCGCTGGTGCTCACCGCACTGGGCGGCAGTCCGGGCGGCGAGGTGTCGGCGCAGATCGTGCGCTTCGACAGCCTCGCCGCACTCGAGGCCGCCGACCCGGCGACGCTGCGCGGACGCATCGTGTTTGTCGACATCCCGATGGCACGCTCGCGCGACGGCAGCGGCTACGGTGCCGCCGGCGCGATCCGCAGCCGCGGGCCGTCGATCGCCGCGCGCAAGGGCGCGGCCGCCTACCTGATGCGCTCGATCGGCACCAGCCCGCACCGCGTCGCCAACACCGGCATCACCCGCTTCGATGCCGACGTCACGCCGATCCCGGCAGCCGCATTGTCGCTGCCCGACGCCGACCAGCTGACCCGCCTGCTGCGGCTGGGGCCGGTCGAAGTCGCGCTTGCGCTCGACTGCGGCTGGAATGGCACGTACACCTCGCAGAATGTGATCGCCGAGCTGACTGGCCGCGAGCGGCCGGAGGAGATCGTACTGATTGCCGGCCATCTCGATTCCTGGGACCTGGGCACCGGCGCGGTCGACGACGCCTCGGGCGTGGGCATCACGATGGCCGCCGGGCACTTGATCGCGCAGCAGCCGCAGCGTCCGCGGCGCAGCGTGCGCGTGGTCGCGTTCGCGAACGAGGAACAGGGCCTGCTCGGCGCGCGCGCTTATGCCGACGCGCACGGCGGCGCCGATGTGATCGCGCGGCACGTGATCGGCGCGGAAAGCGACTTCGGCGCTGGTCGCATCTACGGCTTCAACACCAGCGCCCCAGCGGGGCAGCGTGCGACCAGCGATGCGATCGCCGAGGTGCTGCGCCCGCTCGGGATCGACTATCTGCAGGACAAGGGCAGCCCGGGCCCGGACATCTCGCCGCTGGCGGCCAAGGGCGGCGCCTGGGGCTGGCTGGGCCAGGACGGCACCGACTACTTCGATCTGCACCACAACGCCGACGACACGTTCGACAAGGTCGACCCCGACGCGGTCGCGCAGAACACGGCCGCCTATGCGGTCTTCGCGTGGCTGGCGGCAGAGTCCGACGAAAGCTTCGGCAGCGCGCCCAAGACCGACGCCACGCCGGCGCACTGA
- a CDS encoding rRNA methyltransferase, translated as MTKSPWSGSGRDTPRTSAPTPGRDSPWGARARTTSPAAASSRPVPAAASAEASGEDRRELRLYGRNAIEAVFARRPEAIRKLYLLEARIPQLQPMLKWCAANRVGYRVVGEDDLRKLAASAHHEGIVADVLREAPLPLGDWLQALPEGPACALWLDGVGNPHNLGAILRSAAHFGVGAVLLPKDASLALSGAAARVAEGGAEAVRFVRLGRDENALAQLRSAGFKLAATVVRGGEDLFEAALPSRLVYVLGAEGEGMDAALAEACDSKLGIPGSGAVESLNVASATAVLLAQWRQQHR; from the coding sequence ATGACGAAGTCCCCCTGGTCGGGCAGCGGCCGCGACACGCCCCGCACGTCGGCGCCCACGCCGGGTCGTGACAGCCCATGGGGGGCGCGCGCGCGCACGACATCGCCGGCCGCAGCATCGTCACGGCCGGTCCCTGCCGCAGCGTCTGCGGAAGCATCAGGTGAGGACCGTCGCGAACTGCGCCTGTATGGGCGCAATGCGATCGAGGCGGTGTTCGCGCGGCGGCCCGAGGCGATCCGCAAGCTGTATCTGCTCGAGGCGCGCATTCCGCAGTTGCAGCCGATGCTCAAGTGGTGCGCGGCCAACCGCGTGGGCTACCGCGTCGTCGGCGAGGACGACCTGCGCAAGCTTGCCGCGAGCGCGCATCACGAAGGCATCGTTGCCGACGTGCTGCGCGAGGCGCCGCTGCCGCTCGGCGATTGGCTGCAGGCCCTGCCCGAAGGACCTGCCTGCGCACTGTGGCTCGATGGCGTCGGTAACCCGCACAACCTCGGCGCGATCCTCCGCTCGGCCGCGCACTTCGGGGTCGGTGCGGTATTGCTGCCCAAGGACGCCTCGCTCGCGCTGTCGGGGGCGGCCGCGCGTGTTGCCGAGGGCGGCGCGGAGGCCGTGCGCTTCGTCCGCCTGGGCCGCGACGAGAACGCGCTGGCGCAGTTGCGCAGCGCGGGCTTCAAGCTGGCCGCCACGGTCGTGCGCGGCGGCGAGGATCTGTTCGAGGCCGCGCTGCCGTCGCGGCTGGTCTACGTGCTCGGCGCCGAGGGCGAGGGCATGGACGCCGCACTCGCCGAGGCCTGCGACAGCAAGCTGGGCATCCCCGGCAGCGGCGCGGTCGAGAGCCTCAATGTCGCCTCGGCCACTGCGGTGCTGCTGGCGCAGTGGCGGCAGCAGCACCGCTGA
- a CDS encoding sodium:alanine symporter, translating into MDQLLTALNGLIWSKALIALCLGAGLWFTLRTRFMQVRGFVEMTRLTFTGQKSDAGVSSFQALAMSMAGRIGIGNIAGVATAIAFGGPGAVFWMWVMGFLGASTSYVECTLAQIYKEKDAEGRYRGGPAYYIEKAMGLKWYALAFAFATLLAAGLLMPGVQANAIADSIANVCAGSTVCGDLSGQWMGMEARTALKAGIGIVVALMLAVIIFGGVKRIAAFAELVVPFMAIAYILTAVTVMVINYDFVPTMFRIIFESAFGVHAGFGAMLGLAVEWGVKRGIYANEAGQGTGPHAAAAAEVSHPAKQGYVQAWAIYFDTMLVCTSTAFLILATGMYNVVGPEGAMLHEALPGVEAGSGFAQAGIESILPGWGAIFVAVALFFFAFTTIMAYYYMAETNLTYLNNHVARPGRTLLLRVALLGMVIFGAIRSAEMAWMLGDIGVGLMAWLNIVAILILQKPALQALRDYEQQKKQGLDPVFDPDKLGIRNADFWRKVP; encoded by the coding sequence ATGGATCAGTTGCTTACCGCCCTCAATGGTCTGATCTGGAGCAAGGCGCTGATCGCGCTGTGCCTGGGCGCCGGACTGTGGTTCACGCTTCGCACCCGCTTCATGCAGGTGCGCGGCTTTGTCGAGATGACACGGCTCACGTTCACCGGCCAGAAGTCCGATGCCGGTGTGTCCTCGTTCCAGGCGCTGGCGATGTCGATGGCCGGGCGCATCGGCATCGGCAATATCGCCGGCGTCGCCACCGCGATCGCGTTCGGTGGCCCGGGTGCGGTGTTCTGGATGTGGGTGATGGGCTTCCTCGGCGCCTCGACGTCGTACGTCGAGTGCACCCTGGCGCAGATCTACAAGGAGAAGGACGCCGAAGGTCGCTATCGCGGCGGTCCTGCGTACTACATCGAAAAAGCGATGGGACTGAAGTGGTATGCGCTGGCGTTCGCATTCGCGACGCTGTTGGCGGCAGGCCTGCTGATGCCGGGCGTGCAGGCCAATGCGATCGCCGACAGCATCGCCAATGTCTGCGCCGGCAGCACGGTGTGCGGCGATCTGTCCGGCCAGTGGATGGGCATGGAAGCACGCACCGCGCTCAAGGCGGGCATCGGCATCGTCGTGGCGTTGATGCTGGCGGTGATCATCTTCGGCGGCGTCAAGCGCATCGCCGCGTTCGCCGAACTGGTGGTCCCGTTCATGGCGATCGCCTACATCCTCACCGCGGTCACGGTGATGGTCATCAACTACGACTTCGTGCCGACGATGTTCCGCATCATCTTCGAGAGTGCGTTCGGCGTGCACGCCGGCTTTGGCGCGATGCTCGGGTTGGCGGTGGAGTGGGGCGTCAAGCGCGGCATCTACGCCAACGAGGCCGGTCAAGGCACCGGGCCGCATGCCGCCGCGGCGGCCGAGGTCTCGCACCCGGCCAAGCAGGGCTATGTGCAGGCCTGGGCGATCTACTTCGACACGATGCTGGTCTGCACCTCGACCGCGTTCCTGATCTTGGCGACCGGCATGTACAACGTCGTCGGCCCGGAAGGCGCGATGCTGCACGAAGCGCTGCCGGGCGTGGAGGCCGGGTCAGGCTTCGCGCAGGCGGGCATCGAGTCGATCCTGCCCGGCTGGGGCGCGATCTTTGTCGCGGTGGCGCTGTTCTTCTTCGCGTTCACCACGATCATGGCCTATTACTACATGGCCGAGACCAATCTGACCTACCTCAACAATCACGTCGCGCGTCCGGGCCGAACGTTGCTGCTGCGCGTGGCGCTGCTGGGCATGGTGATCTTCGGTGCGATCCGCAGTGCCGAGATGGCCTGGATGCTTGGCGACATCGGTGTGGGCCTGATGGCCTGGCTCAATATCGTCGCGATCCTGATCCTGCAGAAGCCGGCATTGCAAGCCCTGCGCGACTACGAGCAGCAGAAAAAGCAGGGGCTTGATCCCGTTTTCGATCCCGACAAGCTTGGGATTCGCAATGCCGATTTCTGGCGCAAGGTGCCCTGA
- a CDS encoding GNAT family N-acetyltransferase: MRWDEVRIEGDGFVLRRWRDADLEVLLRYADDPLVVRGLSDRFPNPYTRADGEAFLAGKVVDLSGPVLAIEIDGEACGSIDARQGTGERAHSAELGYWLARVHWNRGIMRRVVAAYVPWVMDVLGLTRLQANVLDLNPASARVLVCNGFVEEGRLRGAIRKADGPHDLRLFGLLRGEPPESG; the protein is encoded by the coding sequence ATGCGTTGGGACGAGGTGCGGATCGAGGGGGACGGCTTCGTGCTGCGGCGCTGGCGCGACGCCGATCTCGAGGTATTGCTGCGCTATGCCGACGATCCGCTGGTCGTGCGCGGGCTCAGCGATCGCTTTCCCAACCCCTACACGCGCGCCGACGGCGAGGCGTTCCTGGCCGGCAAGGTGGTCGATCTGTCCGGGCCGGTGCTGGCGATCGAGATCGACGGCGAGGCCTGCGGCAGCATCGATGCCCGGCAGGGGACAGGCGAGCGTGCGCATTCGGCGGAGCTCGGCTACTGGCTGGCGCGCGTGCACTGGAACCGCGGGATCATGCGCCGGGTGGTCGCGGCCTATGTGCCCTGGGTGATGGACGTACTCGGGCTGACGCGGTTGCAGGCCAACGTGCTCGATCTCAACCCGGCGTCTGCGCGGGTGCTCGTCTGCAACGGCTTCGTGGAGGAGGGCCGATTGCGCGGCGCGATACGCAAGGCCGATGGCCCACACGATCTTCGCCTCTTCGGATTGCTGCGCGGCGAGCCGCCTGAGTCGGGCTGA
- a CDS encoding multidrug transporter AcrB, whose amino-acid sequence MKLSDVSIRRPVFAAVISLLLVALGIMAFTRLTLRELPNIDPPIVSVDVSYPGASAAVVETRITQILEDALSGIEGIRTIESRSRNGRSDVTIEFNLTRDIEAAANDVRDAISRVMDRMPIEADPPEISKVEADADAIVWLNLRSSTMNTLELTDYTDRYILDRLSSLDGVARVQLSGGHRYAMRIWLDRDEMAARNITAADIENALRTENVELPAGRIESQTRDFTLRVERGFREPSQFAQIPVRRGSDGYVVRLGDVAQIELGSAERRSYMRSNSVPNVGLGIVRTSTANALDVARAARAEAERIQQTLPEGTEIFVASDNTVFIDAAITRVYWTLGEAMALVFLVIWLFLGSLRAALIPALTVPVCLIAAFIALYVFGFSINLLTLLALVLCIGLVVDDAIIVLENVQRRADLGEPPLVAARRGTAQVAFAVISTTAVLVAVFLPVGFMEGNSGRLFRELSVALAGAVALSAFIALTLTPMMCSKLVRPHTKQRGFNAWMNRQLSRLGSGYGRRVDTLVALPAGRLLLLLAAAIAVCVAAAVLLFARVPSELSPAEDRGRFFVGVDGPEGAGFDYTVGQMQHVEAIFAPLVGDDQPIARANSRVPRGWGGSEDMHTGQVIVFLQDWKHRKQSTVEVVETLRAEFAKLPGVQVRANVPGGLVGSRGQRYQLVLGGPDYAEIAQWRDRMLARMRENPGIQDPDSDYKETRPQMRVDIDRQRAADLGVSVQEIGRTLETMMGSRQVTTFVDNGEEYDVLLQAGRERRMNPTDLADTYVRGRDDALVPLANLVTLSEIAEPGSFNRFNRLRAITISAGLAPGYSMGEALEWTRQVAAEELPDYAQIDWKGESREFQEAGGAVLLTFAMALMIVYLVLAAQFESFIHPLVIMLTVPLAVLGALLGLWATGGTLNLFSQIGIVMLIGLAAKNGILIVEFANQLRDEGRNVREAIAEASAVRLRPILMTSTATIVGAIPLVVAGGPGSASRATIGIVIIFGVAFSTLLSLFVVPAFYALLAPFTRSPEALAQELERLEAETPAVGGHA is encoded by the coding sequence ATGAAACTGTCGGACGTCTCGATCCGGCGGCCCGTGTTCGCCGCGGTGATCAGTCTGCTGCTGGTGGCCCTGGGGATCATGGCGTTCACCCGGCTGACGCTGCGCGAGTTGCCGAACATCGATCCGCCGATCGTCTCGGTCGACGTCAGCTATCCCGGTGCCTCGGCGGCCGTGGTCGAGACCCGCATCACGCAGATCCTCGAGGACGCGCTGTCGGGCATCGAGGGCATCCGCACGATCGAGTCGCGCAGCCGCAACGGCCGCTCCGACGTCACCATCGAGTTCAACCTGACCCGCGACATCGAGGCCGCCGCCAACGACGTCCGCGACGCGATCAGCCGGGTGATGGACCGCATGCCGATCGAGGCCGACCCGCCGGAGATCTCCAAGGTCGAAGCCGACGCCGACGCGATCGTGTGGCTGAACTTGCGTTCGAGCACGATGAATACGCTCGAGCTGACCGACTACACCGACCGCTACATCCTCGACCGGCTGTCTTCGCTCGACGGCGTGGCGCGCGTGCAACTCAGCGGCGGCCATCGCTACGCGATGCGAATCTGGCTCGACCGCGACGAGATGGCCGCGCGCAACATCACCGCGGCCGACATCGAGAATGCGCTGCGCACCGAGAACGTCGAGCTGCCGGCCGGCCGGATCGAATCGCAGACGCGCGACTTCACGCTGCGCGTGGAACGCGGCTTCCGCGAACCTTCGCAGTTCGCGCAGATCCCGGTGCGCCGGGGCAGCGACGGCTATGTCGTACGTCTGGGCGATGTCGCGCAGATCGAGCTGGGCTCGGCCGAGCGGCGCTCCTACATGCGCAGCAACTCGGTCCCCAACGTGGGGCTGGGCATCGTGCGCACCTCGACGGCCAATGCGCTCGATGTCGCGCGCGCCGCGCGCGCCGAGGCCGAGCGCATCCAGCAGACGCTGCCCGAAGGCACCGAGATCTTCGTCGCCTCCGACAACACCGTGTTCATCGATGCGGCGATCACCCGCGTCTACTGGACCCTGGGCGAGGCGATGGCCCTGGTGTTTCTGGTGATCTGGCTGTTCCTGGGCAGCCTGCGCGCGGCGCTGATCCCGGCGCTGACCGTGCCGGTGTGCCTGATCGCCGCGTTCATCGCGCTGTACGTGTTCGGGTTCTCGATCAACCTGCTCACGCTGCTGGCGCTGGTGCTGTGCATCGGCCTGGTCGTGGACGATGCGATCATCGTGCTGGAGAACGTGCAGCGCCGCGCCGATCTCGGTGAGCCGCCACTGGTCGCGGCGCGCCGCGGCACCGCGCAGGTCGCCTTCGCGGTGATCTCCACGACCGCGGTACTGGTCGCGGTGTTCCTGCCGGTCGGCTTCATGGAGGGCAACTCGGGACGCCTGTTCCGCGAGCTGTCGGTCGCACTGGCCGGTGCGGTCGCGCTATCGGCGTTCATCGCGCTGACGCTGACGCCGATGATGTGCTCCAAGCTCGTGCGGCCGCATACCAAGCAGCGCGGTTTCAATGCGTGGATGAACCGGCAGCTGTCGCGGCTGGGCAGCGGCTACGGTCGCCGCGTGGACACGCTGGTGGCCTTGCCTGCCGGGCGCTTGCTGCTGCTTCTCGCCGCGGCGATCGCGGTGTGCGTGGCGGCCGCGGTGCTGCTGTTCGCGCGCGTGCCCAGCGAACTGTCGCCGGCCGAGGACCGCGGACGGTTCTTCGTCGGCGTCGACGGCCCCGAGGGCGCGGGCTTCGATTACACCGTCGGGCAGATGCAGCACGTCGAGGCGATCTTCGCGCCACTGGTCGGCGACGACCAGCCGATCGCCCGCGCCAACTCGCGCGTGCCACGCGGTTGGGGCGGCAGCGAGGACATGCACACCGGTCAGGTGATCGTGTTCCTGCAGGACTGGAAACACCGCAAGCAGAGCACGGTCGAGGTGGTCGAGACATTGCGCGCCGAGTTCGCCAAGCTGCCCGGCGTGCAAGTGCGCGCCAACGTGCCGGGCGGTCTGGTCGGCAGCCGTGGCCAGCGCTACCAGTTGGTGCTCGGTGGGCCGGACTATGCGGAGATCGCGCAATGGCGCGACCGCATGCTCGCGCGCATGCGCGAGAACCCCGGCATCCAGGACCCGGATTCGGACTACAAGGAAACGCGGCCGCAGATGCGCGTGGACATCGACCGCCAGCGCGCGGCCGACCTGGGCGTGTCGGTGCAGGAGATCGGGCGCACGCTCGAGACGATGATGGGCTCGCGCCAGGTCACCACCTTCGTCGACAACGGCGAGGAGTACGACGTGCTGCTGCAGGCCGGTCGCGAGCGGCGCATGAATCCCACCGACCTCGCCGATACCTATGTGCGCGGGCGCGACGACGCGCTGGTGCCGTTGGCCAATCTGGTCACGCTGAGCGAGATCGCCGAGCCCGGCAGCTTCAACCGCTTCAACCGGCTGCGCGCGATCACCATCAGCGCCGGTCTCGCGCCGGGCTACTCGATGGGCGAAGCGCTCGAATGGACGCGCCAGGTCGCCGCCGAGGAACTGCCCGACTACGCGCAGATCGACTGGAAGGGCGAGAGCCGCGAGTTCCAGGAAGCGGGCGGCGCGGTGCTGCTGACCTTCGCGATGGCGCTGATGATCGTCTACCTGGTGCTGGCCGCGCAGTTCGAGAGCTTCATCCATCCGCTGGTGATCATGCTGACCGTGCCGCTGGCGGTGCTCGGCGCATTGCTCGGCCTGTGGGCGACGGGCGGCACGCTCAACCTGTTCAGCCAGATCGGCATCGTCATGCTGATCGGCCTGGCCGCCAAGAACGGCATCCTGATCGTCGAGTTCGCCAACCAGTTGCGCGACGAGGGTCGAAACGTGCGCGAGGCGATCGCCGAAGCCTCGGCGGTGCGTCTGCGTCCGATCCTGATGACCTCGACCGCGACCATCGTCGGCGCGATCCCACTGGTCGTGGCCGGTGGCCCCGGTTCGGCGAGCCGGGCGACGATCGGCATCGTGATCATCTTCGGTGTCGCGTTCTCGACCCTGCTGTCGCTGTTCGTGGTGCCGGCGTTCTACGCGCTGCTCGCGCCATTCACGCGCTCCCCCGAAGCCCTGGCCCAGGAGCTCGAGCGCCTGGAAGCCGAAACGCCCGCCGTCGGCGGCCACGCCTGA